The region TAATAGTTCATGTAATAGCTAAGAGTATCTATTTTCTCTTTGTATAACTGAGGATAGAACCCTTTTAATAAAAATTCTTCCAGACCAGCTCCGCCGGATTTCCCCGCCTCAGATATTTCATGATAACTCAAAGGAAGCAGTTTAAGCAAAGCCGTCCTTCCGGCAAGAGACTGGCTTATGGTCTGCGACACTTCAAATTGCTGGCTACCCGTAAGGATAAACATCCCTTTCTTCTTCTTTTCATCCACTATTCCCTGCAAATAAGAGGGTATTTCAGGTACCCGCTGAATTTCGTCAAAGATCGCCCCGTCGGGTAAATCTTTAAGCAGGCCGCGCGGATCATCTTTTGCGCGGGAACGGTTGTCGGGATCCTCAAAGTTTATATACGGCTTATCAGGGAAAAGTTTTCTCGCAAGAGTAGTTTTACCGGACTGTCTTGGCCCGGTAATTGTTATTACCGGATATTGCTTTGCCAGTTCAATGCACTTTGATTCAATTGCTCTTTTTATCATAATAAGATTATAATACATTGCTAATTCAAAGTCAAGGTTTAAATTAGCACGATATTACAGGCGCCTTCTGCAAGGTCATTGTCTAAAAGTTCTGTATTCAATTTGCATACAATGGTCAATCCCTTTGACTGATAACTATTGAAACCGCACCAACACCCGACACTAAAGGATGCGCCTACACTGCGCTCTAACATTTTTTATCCGCAGCCGCAGGCTTTAGCCTGCTCTTTTACCTTTCCTATACGCTATACGGAATTCTGTCACCCTGAATTTATTCAGTATCTGGGCTTTAAGCTACTAAACCAACTTCAAGATCCTGAACCCCTCCCCCCGCATGGTTTCTTTCCACTGCAGTTTCCTATGGAAACTAAGCGCAGGGACAGGTGAAACCAAATCAGCGGGGCAGGCACGGCGGGCAGGCAAGTTCAGTATGACTCTTCCTATAAATTAATGGTTTTTCGCCGTTTCCCTGTCTCCTGTCTACGACTTCCTTATCTATGTTTCATGGAGTCCCGCCTTGCGGGACTACCTACTATCTACTGTTCCTATCCATGGGGATGATATTTCTTATGCAGTTCCTTCAAATGCTCCCTATCCACATGGGTATAAATCTGCGTGGTAGTTATGGAGCTGTGCCCGAGCATTTCCTGAACAAACCTCAAATCAGCGCCTCCTAATAAAAGATGCGTCGCAAAAGAATGCCTTAAAAGGTGAGGAGTAATTTTTTTTGATATCCCTGCTTTTGCTGCGTAGTTTTTAAGCTGGCGCCAAAATTCAATGCGGGATATTTTTTTCCCAAGCCTACTCAAAAAAAGATCTGAATTATCAGCAAATTCATTATTTCTCGTTTCAAGGTATCTCTTTATGGATAAAATTGATTTCTGGGCAATCGGCACAATTCTTTCCTTATTCCCTTTTCCTTTTACTTTTAGATACCCTCTTTCCATGTCAACATTTTCTATCTTTAGATTTACAAGTTCCGAAACTCTTAATCCTGTTGCGTAAAGAAGCTCAACCATCGCGCGATTTCTTATATCCCTTTCTTTTGTTCCGTTTATCGCGTTCAACAGATTATTCACTTCATCAAATGAAAGCTGGCCGGGCAATTTTGAAGGTATTTTGGGAGGAACAATATAAGAGGTCGGGTTTTCGGTTATTATTTTTTCCGAGACAAGAAACCGATAATATTGTTTTATGGACTCTATTAACCGGTATATGGAACGGGGCTTAAGCCCGTCAAGTTTTTTTTGCCAGAAAAAGTCCGTAAGATTTTGATGTTTAATGTTAGAAATATTTTTATTTTCTTTTTCAAGAAATTTGAAATAATGCTTTAGGTCTGACAGATAAGAAAGCACGGTATTACGCGAAAGGCCTTTTTCGCCTACAATGTACGCGGAAAATTCTTTTAAATAGTTTTCCATTTTTTTCTGGTAACTGGCCGCCGGTGGCTATCGGCCAAAGGTTTACTTAATCAGATAAGGATTGGTATCAAATTCCTCTTTTAGTGTTGATTCGGGTCCGTGTCCCGGAAAAACTATCATTTCTTTAGGGAATTTATTTAAAATCTTCAATGAGTTTTTAAGTTCTTTTTCGCTGCCGCCAGGTAAGTCCCACCTTCCTACGGAGCCTTTAAAAAGAGTGTCTCCGGTAAAAATAATGTCTTCAATAACGAGACAAATGCCCCCCGGCGTATGGCCCGGAGTATGTATTACTTTAAACTCAAAAGGACTTTCCTTTATTATTTCGCTGTCCGATAAAATAACGTCCGCCTTAGGAAGTTTTTTGTCTTCACCGAAAAAAACTGAACCATTCAATGAAGAATCATAAAGAAATTTTTCATCATCTTTATGAATATAAACTGGAATATTATAACTGCTTTTTATTTCAGAATTAGCCCCGGTATGGTCAATATGGCCGTGAGTATTAATTATTCCTTTTGGCATAAGATTCAAAGAACTCACCTTTCCAATTATTAAATCTGCGTCGGCACCGGGATCAATAATAAAGGCTTTTTTTGATGATTTTTCAAAAATAATATAGCAGTTTGTTTCAAAATAACCAACCACTACTTTTTGAACTGAAAAACCGCTTTTATTCATCTCAAGCCAAATGAAAAATCCTAACTGCTATTTGAAGAATCATGTTTGTCAAAATACCGGCAAAAATATCATCCATAACAACCCCCCATCCGCCGGGAAGTTTCTGCGCATTCCTGATATAAAAAGGTTTTATTACGTCAAACAGCCGGAATAGAAAAAATGCCGCTATTAATATTTTAAAAGAATATGGCAGAAAAAGAACTGATATCCAAAATCCCACTATTTCGTCAATCACAATATGAGAATCGTCTTTTTTTCCGTAAATTTTTTCAGCTTCAGTGGATACCGGTATTGAAATAATAAAAGCCGCGACAGAAATAAGAAAAACTATCAGATAATTTTTGGGAAATACAAACCAATATAGTAATGCAGCAAGCGCAGACCCTACTGTTCCCGAAGCTATGGGAGAATATCCTGTACCAAAACCGGAAGCTAACAATAAAACAATGGTTCTCATTTTTCCTTAAGAAGTTCTTTATGTTCTATAAGATAAGTAATACCGGAATAAATTGTAAAAAGCATCGTAATAAACATAAGCCAATAAGGAAGTTTCACAAGACACCATCCCAGAAAATAAGTTATTCCGGACGATGCAAGAAAATAGATCGGCCTGATTCCTGAAAAATTCCAAAGAGCTGAATTTATAATCAAAATAAGCATAAGGGTAATAACTGAAGTTATCTGCGAAGTGGTTTTCAGTTTTCCGGTTTTACTTGCTGCTATAATTTTGTTTTTTGAAGCAGCCACCGAGCGCAAGCCCGTGATTATGAATTCCCTTGATGTAATAACTATTACCATCCAGGCAGGGATATGAAGTTCTTTTAATCCCACAAAAGATATAAATGCTGCCGACATTATAAGTTTATCCGCTAAAGGATCAAGAAAAATCCCAAGAGTTGTTACCTGATGTTTTTTCCGTGCAATTATCCCGTCATAAATATCGGTAAGCGCCGCCGCGATAAAAATTATTAAAGCGCAGATTCTTGTCCAAAGATTGTCAATATACATAAAAAGTATAAGCACCGGAAGAAGAGATATTCTTAACAAAGTCAGTTGATTTGCCAGATTCATAGAAGTTTATCCGTATTCGCAATTTATATTTTTTTCTAACTAAAAATGTAAAATCTAATAGTCGTGCTTATAGTTTTTCCCCATTGAACCGATTTTGGGTCGAGCATTTTTTAGGAAGTTTTCGGTTTTTCGTGTTTGAGCCCCTTCCTGGCCGGAGCCGAAGGGGCGAGTCCTTCGACAAGCTCAGGATGGTGAGCCTGCCGAACCGTTGAAAAACCGCCTGAAATAAAGAATGCGGAAGTCCGCCGCGGCGGAGCTCACGGGGTGCATTTCTTTTGAATACTTTTCTTTAGGCAAGTAAAGAAAAGTAATCCGGGGGTGCAGGGGCCCTCGGGTCCATAGACCCTATGGGTCGAGGCGGGAAAGCCCCGCAACTTTCCCCTGTTTCGCAAAAAGATTTTCAAAGTAATACACTAAAGATCACTTTGATAAAACTTGTTTCCCTATTAAATCATACCCTTTTTGGCCGGTTATTTTAACATTTACAAAAGAACCAATATCTGCTTTTCCATTAAAAATTATCTTATTGTCCACTTCGGGAGCCTGAAAATAAGTTCTGCCCGAAAAAACATTTCCTGATATTTTTTCTTCAACTAAAACTTCTTCAATGGTTCCAATCCTTGAAATATTTTTCTTCAATACTACTTTTTTCTGCGCTTTCATCAATTCATTTTTTCTTGAAGCTTTTTCAATATTGTTTATTCTTTTTTTGAAGCAATAAGACTTTGTCTTTTGATTATCCGAGTACTCAAAAACTCCTAGATGGTCAAACCATCCCTCGCTTATGAAATTTTTGAGTTCCTGAAACTCTTTTTTTGTTTCCCCCGGAAAACCTGTAATGATGCTGGTGCGTATGGCTATTTCGGGAACAGCATCTTTTATCATTTGAACTGTTCTTTTGGCCCCTTTTGGCCTTCCCATTATTTTTAAAATTCTCTCGTTTACGTGTTGAAGCGGGACATCAATATACTTGCAAAGTTTTTTAGATCTTTTAAAACCATCCAGCAGCTTATTAGTGATAGAAGCCGGATACCCGTAAAGAATTCTAATCCATTTTATCTTTGAAATTTCAGAAATTTTTTCAATCAGTTTAGGAAGGGCATAATATCCGTACAAGTCAAGCCCGTAAGAAGTAACGTCCTGCGCAATCAAAACCGCTTCTTTTATGCCCAGTTCGCTTAAACTTTTTGCTTCCTCAACTATATGTTCAATTTTTCTGCTGACGTAATTCCCGCGTATTTTTGGTATATAACAAAAACTGCACTTATGATTACATCCTTCCGATACCCTTAAATATGCGCTTGCGTTTTCAGTGGAAAGCAACCTCGGATATTTGGATTCTAAAAGACCGCCGGGGTTTTTGCATAAAAAACCTTCCCCGCGGGAAATTATGTCGGGAATTTTTTCCAGCTCTCCCGTTCCAATAAAACCGTCAACTTCTTTAAAATCTTTTTGAATCTTTTTTCTTTCAGATTGAACCAAACATCCGGAAACAAAAAGTTTTTCAATTTTTCCCAGTTTTTTTAGTTTTAAAAGAGCATTTATGAATCCTGTTGATTCCTCTTTAGCGTCTTGAATAAAAGAGCAGGTGTGAACCAGGGCGTAATCGCAGGAATTTATATCGGTTGTTAAAATATATCCTTTAGCGCTTAACATTCCTGCGATATATTCACTTTCAACAACATTTTTCGGGCAGCCTAAAGTAACAATGCATATTTTAGACATTTATTGAAGAATTTATTCTCCTTCGCCAAATACCCCCCTCGTTTTGCTTCGCTAAACGAAGCAGGGGGGATGAAGGCGGGGAGCTTCATTATCGGTTTGTTTCCGAAAATTTCAGACTATTTAAACTGTCTTTTGTAATTTCAAGAGCATTTATATCCTTTTTTGCTCCCACTGAAATGTCAATAGGATTCCCGTTTAAACTTGCCTTAATACCCGGGACATATCCTATGCTCAAATAAAATTTTTCTTTTCCTTTCCATTCCTGTTCGGTTCCTTTAAGCAAAGTTCCTTCATAAACCATTTTTTCGTCCGTAGTAACCTTAATCCATGTATCGTGAATGCTTTGAATGCGAAGAGTTAAAATATCGCTTTTTTCAACGGCTTCTTTTACGGAATCGGGTTTAGTAACAGATATTTTAGTTTTTCCGGCATCAAATAGTAATAAGAATCTGGATTTAATGGAAGGGACTGAAATTTCCTGGCTAATCCAAATAAAAATTCCGATAAAAAATATTAAAATTGTACTCAATAAAACACCGTAAAATGTTCTTCGTCGTTTAATTCAAGGAACTTTGCGTAACGCCTTAAAGAACCCAAAAAATAAACTTCCGCAGGAAAAACCTCAAAACTTCCTTCTTCCATAGCAGAAATATAATTTAATGGAATGTGCGTTTGAGCATTAACATAACTTAGAGAATATTTTTTTTCTTCTCTTTTTCGTTTCAATATATCGCCGATTTCTTTCATAATATTTTATTAAAAACTAATCAAACTCTATTATATTTGTCTTTGGAGGAACTTTAAATTTAAACTCATCCTTGGCTAAAGTAGGATTTTTCTCAATTTTTTCCATATCGGTCTGTATTTCAACATTTCCAAGGTAAATAACGCTTCTGACAGGCATAAAAGTCTCATCATCAATCCAGAACTTCATTTTTGGCAAATTATCTTTTTTCGGAGACAAAAATATTATTATTTTATTTAATTCTTTTCCCTGAAGCTCAAAAAAATATTGTTGTTCAAATTCTTTAAAACTTTTCAAGTACCCGAAAAAAGTATACGCAAGATTGTCGTTTTTTAACCACTTTTTCCATTTATCTACCGCGACTTGCTTGTAAAGCGGAGTATATATCCAGACTTTTTTCCCGTTACCGGTAATAACTTGTTCTTCAGGACTTATCTGCCTTATACGGATTTTATCCGGTTTTGAAAAAACTGCTTCTCCGTTTTTTGTTTGAGACTCGTTAGTCAGCAGGAAAACAATCTTTTGTTTAAAATTAAATCTCAGGCTATGCAAAGCATCGTCAGCTGTTTCCATTTTTTGCATAACTTCTTTGATATTTAAATCCTGGGCAACCGAACTGTAAGCAAATAAAAAAACTGGGGTTAAAATTAGGCTTAAATATTTCAGAAAAGAATTAATTGATTTGTTCATTATTTACGGAATGTATCGTAGCATCAAGATATTCATCGATTTTGTCAAAAAATATTGTCCAGCGGTTTGTCCCTTCAGGTTTTCCGATAAATCCTTTTATCTCCATAAGGCTTAAAATGTTCGTGGCCCTGGCGGATGAGCCGAAATGCGCCTTAAGCAGATCCTGAGAAACTCTTTTTCTTTCTTTAACCAGCTGGAGGGCTAGGGATAGTTCTTTTAGTTCCTTTTCATTTTCTTGATGAAGGCCCGGCGCGCTGGAAGAATGAGAGAAAAAATCTTCGTATTGCTTCGGAAAGTTCTGTTGGTAAATAAAATCAACAACTCTTTCCGCTTCTTTAACCGAAACAAAAGATCCCTGAAGCCTTATTAGACGGGAATCGCCGGGAGGCATAAAAAGCAAGTCTCCCCTGCCTAAAAGGCTGTCAGCTCCAATCGTATCAAGAATAACCCTTGAATCCACCTTAGAAGTTGTTTGAAACGCTATACGGGCAGGAAAATTTGCTTTGATCACGCCCGTAATAACGTTTACGGACGGTCTTTGCGTTGCCAATATAAGATGAATGCCAACAGCTCTTGCCATCTGGGCAAGACGCTGAACATTATCCTCAATTTCTTTGGAAGCTGCAACCATAAGGTCGGCAAGTTCATCTATAATTACGATAATATAAAAATCTTTTGGCAGGTTTTTTTCCGCCATTTTTTCATTATAACCTTCAATGTTTCGTACAATTTCTTTTGCGTATTTTTCATATCTCATTTCCATTACCTGTACGAGTTTTTTTAGCGATTGAGAAGCATTTTTGGGAGTGGTTATAATGTCTGCCTTTTCCGCAGGAACACTCGGGTCGTAAAGATGAGGAAGTTTCCTGTAAAGAGGCATTTCTACCCTTTTGGGATCAATTATCATGAATTTAACTTCATCAGGACAAGCTTTATAAAGAATTGAAAGAATTATGCTGTGTATCCCGACGCTTTTGCCCGAGCCGGTTGCGCCCGCAATCATAAGATGAGGCATTGAAGAAAGATCTGAAATGTAGGGC is a window of Elusimicrobiota bacterium DNA encoding:
- a CDS encoding outer-membrane lipoprotein carrier protein LolA, whose product is MNKSINSFLKYLSLILTPVFLFAYSSVAQDLNIKEVMQKMETADDALHSLRFNFKQKIVFLLTNESQTKNGEAVFSKPDKIRIRQISPEEQVITGNGKKVWIYTPLYKQVAVDKWKKWLKNDNLAYTFFGYLKSFKEFEQQYFFELQGKELNKIIIFLSPKKDNLPKMKFWIDDETFMPVRSVIYLGNVEIQTDMEKIEKNPTLAKDEFKFKVPPKTNIIEFD
- a CDS encoding phosphatidylglycerophosphatase A is translated as MRTIVLLLASGFGTGYSPIASGTVGSALAALLYWFVFPKNYLIVFLISVAAFIISIPVSTEAEKIYGKKDDSHIVIDEIVGFWISVLFLPYSFKILIAAFFLFRLFDVIKPFYIRNAQKLPGGWGVVMDDIFAGILTNMILQIAVRIFHLA
- a CDS encoding MBL fold metallo-hydrolase, with protein sequence MNKSGFSVQKVVVGYFETNCYIIFEKSSKKAFIIDPGADADLIIGKVSSLNLMPKGIINTHGHIDHTGANSEIKSSYNIPVYIHKDDEKFLYDSSLNGSVFFGEDKKLPKADVILSDSEIIKESPFEFKVIHTPGHTPGGICLVIEDIIFTGDTLFKGSVGRWDLPGGSEKELKNSLKILNKFPKEMIVFPGHGPESTLKEEFDTNPYLIK
- a CDS encoding helix-turn-helix domain-containing protein, with translation MKEIGDILKRKREEKKYSLSYVNAQTHIPLNYISAMEEGSFEVFPAEVYFLGSLRRYAKFLELNDEEHFTVFY
- the rimO gene encoding 30S ribosomal protein S12 methylthiotransferase RimO gives rise to the protein MSKICIVTLGCPKNVVESEYIAGMLSAKGYILTTDINSCDYALVHTCSFIQDAKEESTGFINALLKLKKLGKIEKLFVSGCLVQSERKKIQKDFKEVDGFIGTGELEKIPDIISRGEGFLCKNPGGLLESKYPRLLSTENASAYLRVSEGCNHKCSFCYIPKIRGNYVSRKIEHIVEEAKSLSELGIKEAVLIAQDVTSYGLDLYGYYALPKLIEKISEISKIKWIRILYGYPASITNKLLDGFKRSKKLCKYIDVPLQHVNERILKIMGRPKGAKRTVQMIKDAVPEIAIRTSIITGFPGETKKEFQELKNFISEGWFDHLGVFEYSDNQKTKSYCFKKRINNIEKASRKNELMKAQKKVVLKKNISRIGTIEEVLVEEKISGNVFSGRTYFQAPEVDNKIIFNGKADIGSFVNVKITGQKGYDLIGKQVLSK
- the xerD gene encoding site-specific tyrosine recombinase XerD, giving the protein MENYLKEFSAYIVGEKGLSRNTVLSYLSDLKHYFKFLEKENKNISNIKHQNLTDFFWQKKLDGLKPRSIYRLIESIKQYYRFLVSEKIITENPTSYIVPPKIPSKLPGQLSFDEVNNLLNAINGTKERDIRNRAMVELLYATGLRVSELVNLKIENVDMERGYLKVKGKGNKERIVPIAQKSILSIKRYLETRNNEFADNSDLFLSRLGKKISRIEFWRQLKNYAAKAGISKKITPHLLRHSFATHLLLGGADLRFVQEMLGHSSITTTQIYTHVDREHLKELHKKYHPHG
- a CDS encoding DUF4115 domain-containing protein, yielding MSTILIFFIGIFIWISQEISVPSIKSRFLLLFDAGKTKISVTKPDSVKEAVEKSDILTLRIQSIHDTWIKVTTDEKMVYEGTLLKGTEQEWKGKEKFYLSIGYVPGIKASLNGNPIDISVGAKKDINALEITKDSLNSLKFSETNR
- the pgsA gene encoding CDP-diacylglycerol--glycerol-3-phosphate 3-phosphatidyltransferase; translation: MNLANQLTLLRISLLPVLILFMYIDNLWTRICALIIFIAAALTDIYDGIIARKKHQVTTLGIFLDPLADKLIMSAAFISFVGLKELHIPAWMVIVITSREFIITGLRSVAASKNKIIAASKTGKLKTTSQITSVITLMLILIINSALWNFSGIRPIYFLASSGITYFLGWCLVKLPYWLMFITMLFTIYSGITYLIEHKELLKEK